The genomic segment CCTCATCCGGGCGACGCGCGAGCCAGGCCGCCGCGACCACGCGACCGGCGTGTCGGGGTCACCGGCTGCGGAGGGCGTCCAGCAACCCCCACCGGCGGGCGAGGACCACCACCAGGCCGATCAGGACGGCTGATCCGAGACCCATCGCGAGGGTCAGCATCGCGGCGTAGCCGAAGCCGGAGAACTCGAAGGCGTGGTCGTAGATGTAGATCGGCAGGTACAGCGTCGCGTTCTGCGGACGACCGTCGGTCAGCAGGTAGGTCGGCACGAAGTTCACCTGGAGGGTCAGGATCACGTCGCGGATCGCGAGCAGCACCAGCAGCGGCGCGAGCAGCGGCAGCGTGACCCGGCGGAGCCGGGCGGCCGGCCCCAACCCCTCGAGCGCCGCGGCCTCGTACAACGACGCCGGGATCTGCCGACGGGCTGCCAGCACCACCAGGAACGCCTCGCCGATCGGCAGCAGCAGCATCAGCACGACCGCCCACCGGGCTCCCCAGGGCGTGGACAACCAGACCGGCTGGCCCAGCCCGACGGCCCCGAGGACCTGGTTCACCGGCCCGTGGAGGGGGTTGAAGGCCCACAGCGCGAGCAGGGCGAGGGCGATGTCGGGCACCACCGTCGGGGTGTAGACGGCGACGCGGTACCAGCGGCCGCCGGGACGTGGCTCGGCCAGCAGCAACCCGAGCGCCGTCGCCGCGAGCAGCCGCAGCGGCACCGCCAGCCCGACGTGGATCACCGACGCCCGGACGGCGGCGGGCAGGAACGGGTCCCGGAGCATCCGTCGCAGGTTGGTCAGGCCGTTCGGCGAGGGGGAGTTGAGCCCGGTCGCGTCGGTGAAGGCGTACCAGCCGGTGAGCAGCGCCGGCACGACGACGAGCACCAGGACCCCGAGCCCGTACGGCGCGAGCAGCCCCCAGGTCCGCCGGCCGCGCCCGCTCACCCGGGTCCCGCCACGCGCACCCCGGTGGCCGCGTCGAACACGTGGGGCCGCGCGCCCTCCCGGAGGGCCACGACGGCGGCGTCGCCGACCGGTGTGCGATCCGCCGGCGGGCGCCTGACCCCGAGGCGGCCGACCGGCGTCTCGACGTGCAGGACCACCTCGCTGCCGTGGTCCTCGCGGGCGACGACGTGCCCCTCCACCCCTCCCCCCGGGCTCGCGAGGACGAGGTCCTCGGCCCGCAGGCCGACGAGCCGTCCGGGCCCGACGGGGTGCAGCGGCCCGCCGCCGTCGACCAGCGCCATCGGCGGGGCGCCGACGAAGGTGGCGACGAACGTCGTGGTCGGCCGGTCGTAGACCTCCCGCGGGGTGCCGACCTGCTCGAGGCGGCCGTCGCGGAGCACCGCGATCCGATCGCCCATCGTCATGGCCTCGGCCTGGTCGTGGGTCACGAAGACCGTGGTCGCCCCCAGCCGTCGCTGGAGCGCGATCACCTCGGCGCGAGCGTCGAGCCGCAGTCGGGCGTCCAGGCTGGACAGTGGCTCGTCGAGCAGGAACGCGGCCGGTTCGCGGACCATCGCCCGGGCGAGGGCGACCCGTTGGCGCTGCCCGCCCGACAGCTCCGCGGGCCGCCGGTCGAGCACCGCGGACAGCTCGAGCTGCTCGGTGACCTCGTCGAGGCGGCGGCGCTGCTCGGCGGGCGGCATCGCGCGCAGCGCCGGCCCGAACAGGATGTTGTCGGCCACGCTCAGGTGCGGGAACAGCGCCAGGTCCTGGAAGACCAGCGCCACGTCCCGCTCGTGGGGTGGGAGCCGGGTCACGTCCCGCCCGCCGATGGAGATGCAGCCGGCGTCGATCGGCTCGACGCCGGCGACGGCCCGCAGCGCGGTCGACTTGCCCGACCCCGACGGACCCACCAGCACGAGGAGCTCACCCGGCTCGGCCACCAGGTCCAGGCCGTCCAGGGCGACCACGTCCGGGCGCCCGCGCCGGCCGCCGTGGACGCGGCGGACGCCCTGCCACTCGAGGCGCGCCGGATCGCTCACCCGCCGAACACGGCCTCGGCCGCCGCGATCATCGCCGCGATCCCGTCGGCCCGCCCGATCCGGCCGTAGAAGGTGTCGGCGAAGACGTCGTCGACCTCGCCCTGCGCCTGGGACCAGGTGGCGGTGTGCGGCAGCGACCGGATCGTCGGGATGACGTCGAGGAACACCTCGGCGCTCGCCGGCGGGTCGTCCGGCTCGAGGAACGCCGGCGACCGCGCGACGTCGAGCCGGGAGGGGACGGTGCGACCGCTCTCGGCCAGCACCTCCTGCCCCTCGACGGACATCGCGTGCTCGACCAGGCGCCACGCGGTCTCCGGGTCCCCGTCGCGCGTCAGGCAGTACGCGTCGCCGTGGAGGATCGTCGCGGGCTGCCCGCCCGGCGCGACGGGCAGCGGGGCGACGTCCCAGGTGAAGTCCGTGATGCCCTCCCGCAGCGTCGGCACCACCCGCCGGCTGTCCAGGTACATGCCGAGGCGCCCGGCGACGAAGCGCTCCTCGGCGCCCTGCGACTGCTCCTCGGCATCGGGTGGGGCGACGCCGTGGACGAGCTGGAGGTCGAGGAGGAAGTCGAGGCCCCGCGCCACCGCCGGGTCACCCAGGCGGAGGGTGGTGGGCTGCGACGGGTCGTCCACGAGCTCCCCGCCGGCCGACCAGACGAAGGGCGCGAGGCGCTGGAGCGACGGCTCGACGCCGACGCCGTAGCGGCCCTCGTCGGGGTCGGTCATGGCCGTGGCTGCATCGAGGAGGTCGGTCCACGTCCAGCCCGCGGTGGGGTGGGCGACCCCCGCCGCGTCGAAGGCGTCGAGGTTGGTGTAGACGACCAGGGAGGAGATGTTCTGGGGCATGCAGGTCAGCCGCTCCCCGTCGAAGCGGAAGGCGTCGAGAGGCGGGTCGGCGAGGTCGTCGAGGTCGATCGAGCTGCCCGCGTCGACCAGGTCCTGGACGTCCACGAGCACCCCCTGGGCGGCGAACTGGCCGTACTTCAGGTAGTTGACCAGGAACACGTCGGGTGGACGGCCGCCGGCGAAGGACGTGGTGAGGTTGGCGAGCAGGTCGTCCTGGCTCGCGACCGGCGTCAGCACCACGTCGACGTCGGGGTTGGCCGCCTCGAAGTCCTCGACCATGCGGGTGTAACCCGCGATCTCCGCGGGCCCGCCGAACAGGGTGAGCTCGATCGCGGTCCGGCCGCCCCCCTCCTCCTCCGGGCTGGTCGCGCTGCCGCACGCCGCGGCGAGCAGCGCCGTGGTCAGGGCGATGGCCAGGATCGCGGCCGCGCGTCGGCGGGCGGCGGTCGGTCGACGCACGCCGGGACGTCCGGTCACGGCGTCCGCACCGAGGTCGTCGAGGTCCGGCCCCGCAGCGCCGCCGCGGGGTCGTCGGTGAAGATGCGGTGGGCGGCGAGGAACACGCCGATGCTCGGGAGGGTGAACACCACGGCCCCGGCGAGGAGCAGCGGGAACTCGGTGGGTCGCAGCACCTTCAGTGTGTTCAACCCCAGGGGGAGGGTGAAGTTCTCCTGCCCGCGGATGTACAGCAGGGCGTCGATGAAGTTGCCCCAGTGCGCGGTGAAGGCCAGGACCGACACCGCCAGCGTCGCGGTGCGCACCTGCGGAAGGGCGATGCGCGACCACGTCGCCAGGGTGGACGCCCCCTCGAGCCGAGCGGCGTGCAGCTGGGCGTCGTCGACCGCGCCGAACGCCCACGCGTAGATCAGGACCAGCAGGGGTGTGGTGCCCATCAGCGCCGGCGCGACCAGCGGCAGCAGCGAGCCGATCAGCCCGGCGGAGGCGTAGACCTCGAACCGGGTCGCCCACAGCGCCGAGGTGGGCACCAGCATCACCACCACGCTCGCGGCGACCGCCACCACCTTGGCCCGGCCCTCCAGGAGGCGGATCCCGAACCCCGCCAGCGCGGCGACGACGACGGTCAGCGGGACCGCGAGGACGACCACGACCACCGAGTTGCGCAGGTACGTGCCGAGGGGCAGCAGGTCCGCGAGCCGGCCGTAGGCGTCCAGCGACGCGCCCCGCGGGACCAGCTCGAGGCCCGCCGGCGGCGGGGCGCCGGCGGCCCGCAGGCTACCGAGGACCAGCAGCGCGATCGGCAGCGCGAACGCGGCCGCGATGGCGGATGGCAGGACGTGGCGCCGCAGCAGCGCGCGGTCGGGGTGCATCAGAGGGGCGGAGTCTACGGCCGGGTGGGGCGACCTCGGACCGGCCCGGTGCGGCGGCCCTCTAGGCTTGCCGGGTGCCGAGCCCACCCGAGCCGATCAAGCCCGACTACGACGGCGCCTGGATCGGCGGCGTGATGGCCGCGGTCCGGTCACCGACGCCGCCGGGGTGGCTGCCCGCCGCCGCCGCCGGGGCGATGCGGGTCGTCGTGCTGGTCCTCGACGGGCTCGGCTGGGAGCTGCTCGAGCACAACGCGGCGCACCTGCCCACGCTCGGCGCGATGGAGGGGACGGCGATCACCTGCGCGGTGCCGTCGACGACCTCGACGGGGTTGACGTCCATCACGACCGGCTTGACGCCGGCCGAGCACGGGCTCCTCGGCTACCGGATCGGCGTCGACCAGGGCGTGCTCAACGTGCTGCGCTGGCGCATGGACCGCGGGTCGAAGGGTCCGCCGGCCGCGGACCTCCAGCCGGTGCACGCCTTCGGGGGCCGCCCGGTGCCGACGGTGGTCCGCGCGGAGTTCGAGGGGACCGGCTTCACCGACGCGCACCTCGCGGGCGGGCAGCTGCGCGGGTGGCAGACCCCGGCGGTGATGCGGACCCACGTCGCGGCCGCGCTGGCCGAGGGGTCCCGGGTCGTCTACGCCTACTACGACGGCGTCGACAAGGTCGCCCACGCGCACGGGCTCAGCGGGGACGCGTTCACCGCCGAGCTGGCCGACACCGACCGCCTGGTCGCCGAGCTGCTCGACCTGATCCCCGCCGACGGTGCCCTGCTGGTCACCGCCGACCACGGCCACGTCGCGGTCGGGCCGGAGGGGATCATCTCGACCGAGGCGGTCGGGCACCTCGTGCGCCGTTCCGCCGGGGAGAGCCGGTTCCGATCGCTGTGGGCCCGGACGAACGCGCAGGCGGCGCTGCTCGAGGCGTGCCGGGAGGCCTACGCCGACCGGGCGTGGGTGTTCAGCCGCGAGGAGCTGTTCGACGACGGCTGGCTGGGACCGGGCGGGCCCGCGCACCACCGACGGCGGATCGGCGACGTCGTGCTGGCGCCGTTCGCCGACATCGGGTTCTCCGACCCCGCCACACCCCGCGAGGACGACATGGCGTCGCGTCACGGCAGCCTGACCAGCGCGGAGATGCTCGTGCCGCTCCTCGCGGCCCGCGGACGGGCGTAGCGCCGTTCGGGGGAGTGACAGGGAACGGCCGGCGTGGCCGGTGCTGGCACCGACGTGGCTGGTGCTGGCGCCGACGTGGCCGGTGCTGGCCCCGACGTGGTCGTGCACCGACGTGGCCGGTGCTGGCGCCGACGTGGTCTGTCGCCTTCGTCGCGGCAACCGGAACGAACATGACGGACCTCCGGCGTGAGCGCGCTCAACCGGGACAGGTCTGTCTCCTTCGTCGCGCGTGCCGGCACAAACCCGACAGCCTTCCATGTGCGGCTGGCGCCGCACACTCCGGTTCGACGACCTGAATCGGCCCGCGCTCCTCGCT from the Euzebya sp. genome contains:
- a CDS encoding carbohydrate ABC transporter permease, which gives rise to MSGRGRRTWGLLAPYGLGVLVLVVVPALLTGWYAFTDATGLNSPSPNGLTNLRRMLRDPFLPAAVRASVIHVGLAVPLRLLAATALGLLLAEPRPGGRWYRVAVYTPTVVPDIALALLALWAFNPLHGPVNQVLGAVGLGQPVWLSTPWGARWAVVLMLLLPIGEAFLVVLAARRQIPASLYEAAALEGLGPAARLRRVTLPLLAPLLVLLAIRDVILTLQVNFVPTYLLTDGRPQNATLYLPIYIYDHAFEFSGFGYAAMLTLAMGLGSAVLIGLVVVLARRWGLLDALRSR
- a CDS encoding ABC transporter ATP-binding protein, whose product is MSDPARLEWQGVRRVHGGRRGRPDVVALDGLDLVAEPGELLVLVGPSGSGKSTALRAVAGVEPIDAGCISIGGRDVTRLPPHERDVALVFQDLALFPHLSVADNILFGPALRAMPPAEQRRRLDEVTEQLELSAVLDRRPAELSGGQRQRVALARAMVREPAAFLLDEPLSSLDARLRLDARAEVIALQRRLGATTVFVTHDQAEAMTMGDRIAVLRDGRLEQVGTPREVYDRPTTTFVATFVGAPPMALVDGGGPLHPVGPGRLVGLRAEDLVLASPGGGVEGHVVAREDHGSEVVLHVETPVGRLGVRRPPADRTPVGDAAVVALREGARPHVFDAATGVRVAGPG
- a CDS encoding sugar ABC transporter substrate-binding protein; the encoded protein is MRRPTAARRRAAAILAIALTTALLAAACGSATSPEEEGGGRTAIELTLFGGPAEIAGYTRMVEDFEAANPDVDVVLTPVASQDDLLANLTTSFAGGRPPDVFLVNYLKYGQFAAQGVLVDVQDLVDAGSSIDLDDLADPPLDAFRFDGERLTCMPQNISSLVVYTNLDAFDAAGVAHPTAGWTWTDLLDAATAMTDPDEGRYGVGVEPSLQRLAPFVWSAGGELVDDPSQPTTLRLGDPAVARGLDFLLDLQLVHGVAPPDAEEQSQGAEERFVAGRLGMYLDSRRVVPTLREGITDFTWDVAPLPVAPGGQPATILHGDAYCLTRDGDPETAWRLVEHAMSVEGQEVLAESGRTVPSRLDVARSPAFLEPDDPPASAEVFLDVIPTIRSLPHTATWSQAQGEVDDVFADTFYGRIGRADGIAAMIAAAEAVFGG
- a CDS encoding carbohydrate ABC transporter permease gives rise to the protein MHPDRALLRRHVLPSAIAAAFALPIALLVLGSLRAAGAPPPAGLELVPRGASLDAYGRLADLLPLGTYLRNSVVVVVLAVPLTVVVAALAGFGIRLLEGRAKVVAVAASVVVMLVPTSALWATRFEVYASAGLIGSLLPLVAPALMGTTPLLVLIYAWAFGAVDDAQLHAARLEGASTLATWSRIALPQVRTATLAVSVLAFTAHWGNFIDALLYIRGQENFTLPLGLNTLKVLRPTEFPLLLAGAVVFTLPSIGVFLAAHRIFTDDPAAALRGRTSTTSVRTP
- a CDS encoding alkaline phosphatase family protein; the encoded protein is MPSPPEPIKPDYDGAWIGGVMAAVRSPTPPGWLPAAAAGAMRVVVLVLDGLGWELLEHNAAHLPTLGAMEGTAITCAVPSTTSTGLTSITTGLTPAEHGLLGYRIGVDQGVLNVLRWRMDRGSKGPPAADLQPVHAFGGRPVPTVVRAEFEGTGFTDAHLAGGQLRGWQTPAVMRTHVAAALAEGSRVVYAYYDGVDKVAHAHGLSGDAFTAELADTDRLVAELLDLIPADGALLVTADHGHVAVGPEGIISTEAVGHLVRRSAGESRFRSLWARTNAQAALLEACREAYADRAWVFSREELFDDGWLGPGGPAHHRRRIGDVVLAPFADIGFSDPATPREDDMASRHGSLTSAEMLVPLLAARGRA